From the Cupriavidus necator N-1 genome, one window contains:
- a CDS encoding flagellar protein FlaG has protein sequence MAPSPTVNPFTVRMPAEGLAVAMPSGGATTMASQATQRQDRAVASDHTVAAQGLETSAAIGELVDALKTTTIGLRFEIDDTTHRVVTKVIDKETGDLIRQMPTEEVLRIARAIDKLQGLFINHAA, from the coding sequence ATGGCGCCTTCCCCGACAGTGAACCCCTTTACCGTGCGGATGCCAGCCGAAGGCTTAGCCGTTGCCATGCCGTCTGGCGGCGCCACCACCATGGCCAGCCAGGCTACGCAGCGACAGGATCGTGCCGTGGCCAGCGACCACACAGTAGCCGCCCAGGGATTGGAAACCAGCGCCGCCATCGGCGAGCTGGTCGACGCGCTCAAGACCACCACCATCGGCCTGCGCTTCGAGATCGACGACACCACGCACCGCGTCGTCACCAAGGTGATCGACAAGGAAACCGGCGACCTGATCCGGCAGATGCCCACCGAAGAGGTGCTGCGCATTGCCCGCGCCATCGACAAGCTGCAGGGGTTGTTCATCAACCACGCGGCCTGA
- the fliD gene encoding flagellar filament capping protein FliD, whose product MATISSIGIGSNLQLSDLLDQLQKAEQAPLDAINAQAKSYQTKLSAYSQVQSVLDAYQGAAKKLSDAATFGAVKASVGNTDVMTVTTAANAVPGSYSITVNTLATAQSLVSSNVADQKAAIGGGELVFDFGEALATGGAATTTKKVTIPADSSLEGMRDAINKAGIGVTASIVNDGSASPYRLVLTSDKTGTQATMRVSSTDAALNSVVAFDPAAAPAANKMEQKVPPANATLKINGIDVVSQSNSVVDAAQGVTMNLVKPGTTSLVVTRDNVAIKAAVQAFVTAYNNIQSSAKSLTAFDTKAGTSAALTGDGTLRTIQSGLRSMLGGAMDDGNGGTITLIDVGISFDKDGTMKLDDTKLTKAINDNLGRVTSLFSSTTGDGGIGKRASTYIEGLSKTDGALKVAQDGITKTLKDLEDDYDRVQDRVTATVARYKAQFTQLDLVVAQMNRTSSYLTQQFNALNNSAKK is encoded by the coding sequence ATGGCAACGATCTCCTCCATCGGCATCGGTTCCAACCTGCAACTGAGCGATCTGCTGGACCAGCTGCAGAAGGCCGAGCAGGCACCGCTTGACGCCATCAATGCGCAGGCCAAGAGCTACCAGACCAAGTTGTCGGCCTACAGTCAGGTGCAGAGCGTGCTGGATGCCTACCAGGGCGCGGCGAAGAAGCTGTCCGATGCTGCCACCTTCGGCGCCGTAAAGGCCAGCGTCGGCAACACGGACGTGATGACCGTCACCACCGCTGCCAACGCCGTGCCTGGCAGCTACAGCATTACTGTCAACACGCTGGCCACCGCGCAGTCGCTGGTGAGCAGCAACGTTGCCGACCAGAAGGCCGCGATCGGCGGCGGCGAGCTCGTGTTCGACTTCGGCGAAGCGCTGGCCACCGGCGGCGCCGCCACTACCACCAAGAAGGTCACCATCCCCGCGGATTCTTCCCTCGAAGGGATGCGCGATGCCATCAACAAGGCCGGCATCGGGGTGACCGCCAGCATCGTCAATGACGGCAGCGCCAGCCCATACCGCCTGGTATTGACGTCGGACAAGACCGGAACGCAAGCCACCATGCGCGTGTCGTCGACCGATGCTGCACTGAACAGCGTGGTTGCGTTCGACCCGGCCGCGGCGCCCGCCGCCAACAAGATGGAACAGAAGGTGCCGCCTGCCAATGCGACGCTGAAGATCAACGGCATCGACGTGGTCAGCCAGAGCAATTCAGTGGTGGACGCAGCGCAGGGCGTGACCATGAACCTTGTCAAGCCAGGCACGACATCGCTGGTGGTGACCCGTGACAACGTCGCAATCAAGGCCGCCGTCCAGGCTTTTGTCACCGCCTACAACAACATTCAGAGTTCCGCCAAGTCGCTGACGGCATTCGATACCAAGGCCGGTACGTCCGCGGCATTGACCGGCGACGGCACGCTGCGCACGATCCAGTCCGGCCTGCGGTCGATGCTGGGCGGCGCCATGGATGACGGCAACGGCGGCACGATCACGCTGATCGACGTCGGCATCAGTTTCGACAAAGACGGCACGATGAAGCTGGACGACACCAAGCTGACCAAGGCGATAAACGACAACCTGGGCCGCGTCACGTCCCTGTTTTCCAGCACCACCGGCGACGGCGGAATCGGCAAGCGCGCCAGCACCTATATCGAGGGCCTGAGCAAGACCGATGGCGCGCTGAAGGTGGCTCAGGATGGCATCACCAAGACGCTGAAGGACCTGGAAGACGACTATGACCGCGTCCAGGACCGCGTTACTGCCACGGTTGCTCGATACAAGGCCCAGTTCACGCAACTGGACCTGGTGGTCGCGCAGATGAACCGCACAAGCAGCTACCTGACGCAGCAGTTCAATGCGCTGAACAACAGCGCCAAAAAGTAA
- the fliS gene encoding flagellar export chaperone FliS — protein sequence MFARASANAYAQVGVQTGAMSASPHKLITLLYDGARAAIARAKFHLEGGSIAERGNAISKAIDIIDNGLRAVLDHEAGGEISANLESLYEYMVRRLMLANLRSDAALLAEVDTLLESLASAWAQIDDTAAAADQQPALQDN from the coding sequence ATGTTCGCCCGCGCATCCGCCAATGCCTACGCCCAGGTCGGCGTCCAGACCGGTGCCATGAGCGCCAGTCCGCACAAGCTGATCACCCTGCTGTACGACGGCGCGCGCGCGGCGATTGCGCGGGCGAAGTTCCACCTGGAAGGCGGCAGTATTGCCGAACGCGGCAACGCCATCTCCAAGGCCATCGACATCATCGACAACGGCCTGCGCGCCGTGCTCGACCATGAGGCTGGCGGCGAGATCTCCGCCAACCTCGAATCCCTGTACGAGTACATGGTGCGCCGGCTGATGCTGGCCAACCTGCGCAGCGACGCAGCGCTGCTGGCCGAGGTCGACACGCTGCTCGAAAGCCTGGCTTCGGCCTGGGCGCAGATCGACGACACGGCCGCGGCCGCGGATCAGCAACCCGCCTTGCAGGACAACTGA
- a CDS encoding flagellar protein FliT has protein sequence MASLPKFSPIVDCYEEILALSARMHEAAQAADWDTVAKLQQGYLAQVDRLRQMDHEAPFSDAERMRRYQLLDRILTYDARIRDLAMPQLKKLGDMLTSSRRQFELSAAYGATA, from the coding sequence ATGGCTTCCCTTCCCAAGTTTTCCCCGATCGTGGACTGCTACGAGGAAATCCTCGCGCTGTCCGCACGCATGCACGAGGCCGCCCAGGCAGCTGACTGGGACACCGTAGCCAAGCTGCAGCAGGGCTACCTGGCCCAGGTGGATCGCCTGCGCCAGATGGACCACGAGGCACCGTTTTCCGATGCGGAACGCATGCGCCGCTACCAGTTGCTGGACCGCATCCTCACGTACGACGCCCGCATCCGTGACCTGGCCATGCCGCAGCTGAAGAAGCTCGGCGACATGCTGACCAGCTCGCGCCGCCAGTTCGAACTATCCGCCGCCTATGGCGCCACGGCCTGA
- the fliK gene encoding flagellar hook-length control protein FliK — protein sequence MTGIHLPPGLAPGQAPDPQPLRTALAIDKLAALQPVPEATESNVQNSTGQAIRHSQQATGPNALAGQAALLPGTSTQESLSAAARAILAVMDGTEAQPVRSAGPLLAAAPTPASAQAAAAAFANTVGQSGLFYESHLAQWVAGARALSGIRQEPQAQVPVPARAAAPGGTAQAAATTLPSALLTYAGGAAAAEPARPSAPPLIPASQVLAEALASAGNPRVAHSHAAAEQALRQGTATTAAYSREAAAEPGTQRQSAAALARQAYQTTAEAGARTVAPDSLAPHAARAAAGLPDIASADAGRQAAAAGPAIHPATEGVVRQQLELLATQQFRFAGEAWPGVPMEWELLRPDADGAAQAHDDNARPWSSRLRLQLPSLGIVEAVLTLGPVGLDARVATPETDVAARFIAARPLLRNQLEAQGIVLQRLSVQTQDNMTEGEAR from the coding sequence ATGACCGGCATCCATCTGCCTCCAGGCCTGGCACCCGGTCAGGCCCCGGACCCACAACCGCTGCGCACCGCGCTTGCCATCGACAAGCTGGCGGCGCTGCAGCCCGTGCCCGAGGCCACCGAGTCGAATGTCCAGAACTCCACTGGCCAGGCGATCCGCCACAGCCAGCAGGCCACCGGCCCCAACGCCTTGGCGGGCCAGGCTGCGTTGCTGCCGGGCACTTCGACGCAGGAATCGCTGAGCGCGGCGGCGCGCGCCATCCTTGCGGTGATGGACGGCACTGAGGCCCAGCCGGTTCGCAGCGCCGGCCCGCTGCTGGCCGCCGCGCCCACGCCAGCGTCCGCGCAGGCCGCCGCGGCGGCCTTTGCCAACACGGTCGGGCAGAGCGGCCTGTTCTACGAATCACACCTGGCGCAGTGGGTTGCCGGGGCGCGCGCGTTGTCCGGCATCCGCCAGGAGCCGCAGGCGCAAGTACCGGTGCCGGCCCGAGCGGCTGCCCCAGGTGGCACTGCGCAGGCCGCAGCAACAACGCTGCCGTCTGCGCTGCTGACCTATGCCGGCGGTGCCGCAGCGGCGGAGCCGGCGCGGCCCTCGGCGCCGCCGCTGATTCCGGCCTCGCAGGTGCTGGCTGAAGCGCTGGCTTCGGCCGGCAATCCGCGCGTGGCCCACAGCCATGCGGCCGCGGAACAGGCGCTGCGGCAAGGCACCGCCACCACGGCGGCTTACAGCCGCGAAGCCGCTGCCGAACCCGGGACCCAGCGCCAGTCCGCCGCGGCGCTGGCCAGGCAGGCCTACCAGACTACCGCGGAGGCTGGCGCGCGCACTGTTGCGCCGGACAGCCTCGCCCCGCACGCGGCGCGCGCCGCCGCGGGCCTGCCGGACATCGCCTCGGCGGACGCCGGCCGGCAGGCCGCGGCAGCCGGCCCGGCCATCCATCCGGCTACCGAAGGCGTGGTCCGCCAGCAGCTGGAACTGCTCGCCACGCAGCAGTTCCGCTTTGCCGGCGAAGCCTGGCCCGGCGTGCCGATGGAGTGGGAGTTGCTGCGCCCCGATGCGGATGGCGCGGCGCAGGCCCATGACGACAACGCCCGGCCATGGTCCAGCCGCCTGCGGCTGCAATTGCCGAGCCTCGGCATCGTCGAAGCGGTGCTGACACTGGGACCGGTAGGGCTCGATGCCCGCGTGGCAACGCCCGAGACCGATGTCGCGGCGCGTTTCATCGCGGCACGGCCGCTGCTGCGCAACCAGCTGGAGGCGCAGGGCATCGTGCTGCAGCGCCTGAGCGTGCAGACCCAGGACAACATGACAGAAGGAGAGGCGCGATGA
- a CDS encoding EscU/YscU/HrcU family type III secretion system export apparatus switch protein: MSEAAQDRGTAIALSYQHSDKAPRVVAKGYGVVAEAIIARAREAGVYIHDSPTLVNLLMQVDLDSHVPPQLYVAVAELLAWIYHLEAGMDAGAEAQT; encoded by the coding sequence ATGAGCGAAGCGGCGCAAGACCGCGGCACGGCGATCGCGCTGTCCTACCAGCACAGCGACAAGGCCCCGCGCGTAGTCGCCAAGGGCTATGGCGTGGTGGCCGAAGCCATCATCGCCCGCGCGCGCGAAGCGGGCGTCTATATCCACGATTCGCCCACCCTGGTGAACTTGCTGATGCAGGTCGACCTGGACAGCCACGTGCCGCCGCAGCTCTATGTGGCCGTGGCAGAACTGCTGGCGTGGATCTACCACCTTGAAGCGGGCATGGACGCAGGCGCTGAAGCGCAGACCTGA
- the fliE gene encoding flagellar hook-basal body complex protein FliE: MTTISSIEGMLQQLRGMSQVASGNSASQSAAPVGGGFAGELQRSLGRINAAQERAYGHAEAFELGKPGVALNDVMIDLQKANVSFQTGVQVRNRLVAAYQEMMNMAV; this comes from the coding sequence ATGACCACTATCTCTTCCATCGAGGGCATGCTGCAGCAACTGCGCGGGATGTCCCAGGTTGCCTCGGGCAACAGTGCCAGCCAGTCCGCCGCGCCGGTCGGCGGCGGCTTTGCCGGCGAGCTGCAGCGTTCGCTGGGGCGCATCAACGCCGCGCAGGAGCGTGCCTACGGCCATGCCGAGGCATTCGAGCTGGGCAAGCCCGGCGTGGCCCTCAATGACGTGATGATCGATCTGCAGAAGGCCAATGTGTCGTTCCAGACCGGGGTGCAGGTGCGGAACCGGCTGGTGGCGGCATACCAGGAAATGATGAATATGGCGGTGTAA